In one window of Octopus bimaculoides isolate UCB-OBI-ISO-001 chromosome 20, ASM119413v2, whole genome shotgun sequence DNA:
- the LOC106870302 gene encoding uncharacterized protein LOC106870302: MMSPAFITSRLSIRLLIMMMIMIVTIMMSPSSTSDAIELTELSPADGLTFEKDEEIRITCDYDLGYRDPITLKQNGIDVVTMTYSRSSYKFLQKSSIKGFTCQAPLHTSEIWCTKKNTTCSDATSYSCSLLGIAVSGQKILTVRSGIKDVDYTEESLNFNRHSGYLCRANTGLVPGSTVTFEWKVVTVAKSYDGTIKKKLIHTKEDEITVPIADKCYSEISSFYSCIPLRDVEFFSYIECSVFGQTQVKPNDRWWKRRCFSGSGVANSKWVLVVKLILLLLVVVISR; encoded by the exons ATGATGTCCCCTGCTTTTATTACTTCTCGTCTTTCTATCAgactgttgataatgatgatgataatgatagtgacaaTAATGATGTCACCTAGCAGCACTTCAGACG CTattgaactgacagaattgtcaCCTGCTGACGGTCTCACTTTTGAAAAAGATGAAGAGATAAGGATTACATGTGATTATGATTTGGGATATAGAGATCCGATTACCCTCAAACAAAATGGCATTGATGTTGTGACGATGACGTACTCCCGTTCGTCCTATAAGTTTCTCCAGAAGAGCAGCATAAAAGGTTTCACATGTCAAGCTCCTTTGCACACGTCTGAGATTTGGTGCACTAAAAAGAACACCACTTGCAGTGATGCAACATCATATAGCTGTTCTTTACTAGGCATAGCTGTTTCCGGTCAAAAGATTCTAACAG taaGGTCTGGTATAAAGGATGTGGACTATACTGAGGAGTCCCTTAATTTCAACCGTCACTCTGGATATTTATGTCGAGCAAATACTGGCTTAGTTCCTGGAAGTACAGTCACCTTTGAATGGAAAGTTGTAACAGTTGCTAAGTCATATGAtggaactataaaaaaaaagctgataCATACGAAAGAAGACGAAATAACTGTTCCTATTGCTGACAAATGTTATTCTGAGATATCTTCATTCTACTCGTGCATTCCTTTACGAGATGTCGAATTCTTTTCGTACATTGAATGTTCAGTATTTGGACAGACACAGGTCAAACCAAACGACAGGTGGTGGAAAC GTCGTTGCTTCTCTGGTTCTGGTGTAGCAAACTCTAAATGGGTTTTGGTAGTCAAGCTCATTCTTCTGCTTCTCGTTGTTGTAATTTCTCGCTAG